The Fontisubflavum oceani genomic interval TGTTCGAAACCCCATATCGCCAATCATCCGTTGCATCAGGCGGTCTTCGATGACGATGGCTATGGAATTGTCAGTTGCTATAACGCGCTACCCATTTGCGGAGGTGCCTCAACACTGACGCGGGTCAATCTGGCCAAGGTGGCGGAACAATCGCGCGACGCTGATGATTTCCTGACGGCGGTCTTGCCGCGCTATGTTGATCTCAATTTCCGCCTGACCGAGGCGCGGGTTGACTATCTGTTCAACCAATCCGGCTTTTTCGACAGTTTCTTGGTGACCGAAGGGTGGATTGACCCCGACTGCTTCACCGCGATGTTTGGTGTCTTCGCCATGGCCGAGGCGGTCAACCTGTTGCAGGAGAAGGCCGGAGCGGATGGCCGGTATGGGATGGATGCGGCCGCGAATGAACTGGGGCACAAGATTTCCGCCCGACTGGCCGAGCTTGTTGCGGCGCGACCGATGGCGCATGTCTGGCGCGGGCACGCTATGCTGCATGCGCAGGCAGGGCTATCGACCGATACTGGCTTCACGCCGGGTGTGCGCATTCCCTATGGTGCCGAGCCCGATCCGGTGACCCATGTGCGGGCCCTAGCGCCGCATCACCAGTATTATCCCTCCGGGATCAGTGAGATTCTGACCATGGATGAAACGGTCAAGGCAAACCCGGCGGCCGTTTTGGACCTGTGCAAGGGCGCCTTTGCCAATGGGTTCAGAGAGTTCACCGCCAATGTCGGCGGCAATGATCTGGTGCGTGTGACGGGGTATATGATCCGGCTCTCGGATCTGGCCGCGTTCAATGATGCCAAAGGTTCACGCACCAACACCACCGCCTTGGGGGCGGAGGCCGCCGACCAGACCGACATTTTGAAGCGCAAGCCGAGGGTGGTGGCCAATGAGCTCCTTGCAGGCGCGGATTAGCAACATCCTCACCTGGTCTTGCGTCGACGGGCCGGGCAATCGCATGGTCTTGTTCATGCAGGGCTGCAACTATGCCTGTGCAGCGTGTCACAACCCATACACGATCGGTCAGTGTGATCATTGCGGTGACTGTATTCCCGCATGTGAACCGGGTGCGTTGAGTCTGGTGGATGGGAAGGTACAGTTTGATCCGGGTATCTGCACCCACTGCGATGCCTGTTTGGATGCGTGCCCGATCAGCGCCAACCCGATGGCCCAGCTTTATAGCGTCGAGGACATTCTGGAAGCTGTTGCGAGAGCATCAGAGCTTTCTGTCTGGCATCACGCTATCGGGCGGCGAGGCGACGCTGCAATTACCATTTATCCTGACGCTTTTTGCGGCCATGCGAGATGATCCTGAGCTGGCGCATCTGACCCGTCTTGTGGACAGCAACGGTCATCTTGGCGCGGCAGGATGGCAGATGCTGTTGCCGCTGACCGATGGGGTGTTGCTGGATATCAAGGCGTTTGATCCCAAGCTGCATCTGACGCTGACCGGGCGCAGCAATGACCGATCTCTGGCCAGCGCGAGGTTGGTCCATGCGGCGGGGAAATTGCATGAACTGCGCTTTTTGATGGTGCCGGGCAAAACGGATAGCGCCGCAGAAATCGCGCTTCTCGTCGCGTTTGTCCAAAGCTTAGGCGGGACAGTTCCGATTCGTTTGAATGGGTTTCGGACCCATGGCGTCCGAGGTGAAGCGACCGAATGGCCGATGATGCCGCGGGCCGATCTTGAAGCGACGGCAGATATGCTCACGCGTTCAGGTTTGGGGCCTGTCTCGTTGCCGGCACTTTGATGGATATATGCGTTTCAACCCGGGGTGTGATCGCATCTTTTTCGTGCAGAAACGGAACCGTGGATCTCACATCGCCTCGTCCAAGACGGCCTCGATTTGATCCAGAAGCTCTTCGACCATGGGACGGCACGCGGACCAACCTTCCGCGTTGATCGGTTTCCTAGGAGCGTTTCAACCTTGAGGGCAAGATCACCCAACTCTTTGAAACCAAGGGTCGGTGCGATGCCGGCGGTCTTATGCGCCCGCATCGCGATTTCTTTGATAAGACGTGGCTCGGGACCGCGATCATCGACCGCCAACATCAGTGTTTCGATCTCAAGGCACCGGTCGCCGAGGCGGTCGAGAAAGCGTTCACGAACACTGTCCAGCACCGCCACGGCAGCTTTGGTTGTCGCGCTCATGAGCGATCTACCTTGGCCAATGTTGGTGTCATTACCGTGCCAGGCTTTCCGCAAAACCGGTGAAATGCCGCGCGGCCGAGCGCGCATTCAGGATGGCTTCATCCAGGATGCGGGTGGGCGATGCCATGTGCAAGGCTTTGCACCCAACAGCGGGGCCGACCGTCACCATAGGAAGATGGATATTCAGCTCATCATAGATGTGACCGAACTCCGCAATGCTCATCCGCAGTTCTTCACCCAGTTGGAAGGAATCAACCGCTTCGACTCGGGAGAGCAAGCAGACGAAATCACCCTTCCCGGCATAGCTGATCATGCGGCTATGGGTCTTGAGGCAATCCGAGATGCAGGTTGCGACATCGATCATCACTTCACTGAAGATCGAGGCACCCGCTTCATCAAACAGCTGCTGGCCATTGATCACATGAAAACCGACCGCTTTGGTCGAGAGCGCGCGGAACACGCCAAGCGTTTTCAAGTAGTTCTCCATCGCGAGATACTCGATCGTCCCGGCCACGCGCTGCATCGGGATCTGATCTGCGAACCGGTAGGACGGTTTCGCGAACACATCCGCGCCGCCATGGTTGATGGCATGCTGCGTCCGAATGCGCTCTCGCACCAGGGTGTGCAAGACGCCCAAACGCGTGTTGATTTCGATCTCGTCGATTGGCTTGGTCAGATAGTCCGTCGCCCCGGCTGCGAAGGCGCGATCGATATGCGCCCGGTCAGACATGATCGTGTTCATGACGATGGGAGCTTTGTCATACTCCGGCATCGACCGAATGGCTTCACAGAGCTCAATCCCATCCATACCAGGCATTTGGATATCCAGGATGAAGCAGTCAAATGGGATCTGTGCTTTGGAGATCAGATCGAGCGCCTCCGCGCCAGACTCAGCGAAGGTGACGTTGGAGTAGCCCATATTGGACAACGCATCTTCGAAGAGGACCAGGAACTCTGGATCATCATCAACAGCCAGGATTTTCATGTTTTGCCTCTGATCTCGTGCGCGGGATGCCGGGCGGCATAGTGCGCGGGGGTCTTGTGTTGCTAACTACAATTAGCGGGAGACAATGGCATAAATTGGGCGTGACTGTTCACAGATCGAGGAATTTTTGGCACCAAACCTAGCCTCAATGGCGGTCAAGCTCATGGCGACCGCCTGAGTTGTTCAGAGCTTGGCCCAGGCCGCGCGGATTTGCGCGCCAAGGGTCATCGGGTCGAAGGGTTTTGTGATCACAGCTAAGGCCCCGGTTTCCAACAATTCTTGCGAAAGCGAATCTTCGGCCTTCGCGGTCATGAAGATCGTTGGAGTCTCGGCGTAGCCGGGCAGGGCCTTTACCTTCGCCCACAGATCGGGTCCGGTCATTCCGGGCATCATCACATCCAGCAGCAGCAATTGCGGGGCAACGCCTTCGATTTTTTCGAGTGCATCAGGGCCGGAGTTGCATTGATGCAAGGTGAAACTGTCGACCATCTCAAGCGCCATCCGGGCGATCTCAAGGATGTCTTCATCGTCATCAACATGTAGAATCGTTGTTAAATCAGACACTTGTATCTTCTCCGGTTGGAACGTGATTGGGGACGTGTCGCTCAGGCGACCGCAGATTGAGGCGCGTCATCGATATCCTCTTGCGAGGCACTGTGCTTGGCCAGTTCGAAGTAGAAGACGCTGCCTTTCCCGAGTTCGGTCTCAAACGCGATTCGTCCGCCGTGACGCTGGATGATTTTTTTGCTGATTGTCAGGCCAAGGCCAGTACCGGGACGGGACTGTTCTTGCACATCTTCGACCTGGAAGAAGCTGTCGAACAGCGTCTTGTGCGCCGACTCGGGGATACCAGGCCCATGATCTTCAACGCAGACCCGCCAAGCCCCGGCGCAGTCTTGAATATAGAGATTAACGTCAGCGCCAGCGGGGAGAACTTGGCCGCGTTCGACATTAGGTTCGACATCACCTGCATGAGGCGTGCTGAGTCGCCGTGTACTTCAGCCGCGCTGCCCCAGTCGTTGACAACGAAATGGACCTGACATTCTTCACCATAGCCAGCGTTGGCTTCGGCGGCTTCGCGGAGCAAATCGCGCAGGTCGAGCGTGGATTGCGAGAAGTCCATTTCGCCGGAGTCCAGCTTCTCCAAAACCAAGATGTCGTTAACGATCTCGAGAAGGCGGTCGCTATTGCGATGGGCGACAGAAATCATACGGGCGATCTCAGGGCCGAGCTCCCCTAACGCACCGGACTCAATCAGACGCAGCGCACCTTTGATGGATGTTAGGGGCGTCCGCAATTCGTGGCTGACCATTGAGACCGAGTTCAATTTCAAACGTTCTGATTGCTTACGTTCCGTAATGTCGCGCACCACCGAAATGAGTGTCGGTTTGCCATCGGGTCCAGCATCGATATGGGTCAGTATCTCGATTGGCCCCTGATCATGGACAACTTCAATCGTGACTTCTTTTGCGTCGCCGTTCAGCAGGGGGGCCAGATACCGTTCGAAGAGACCTTTGTCGAACTTAGTGAAGGTGTCGAACATATGCTTACCTTCGATCTCTCCTGTCGACCATCCAAGGCGCTTTCGACCATTTTTGTTCACATAGATGATTTCAAAGGTCTCGGGGTCATAAACAATGACGCCGTCGGGAAGGCCCTCGATCACCGCATTACGCCCTTCGCTGGCCGCTTCGGCGCGAGCATGTGTCAGATCCGTGCGGATCGAAATGCTATCGGTATGCGTGCCTGATTTGTCGAAACGGGGAATGATCGTCGTGTGGACCCGAACGATCCGTCTGTCCTTTGTAATTAGGCACTGTTCACCCTGCCAGGCGCCGCCTTTGGAGACGACCTCGAAGACCTCGCGAAAGCTGGCCTCGTCTTTAAACTCTCCATAGAGCATCGACGGAAGCTTGCCGATGACTTCTCTCGCATCATAGCCGAAAGTCTTCTCGAAGTTTTCGTTGATCTCTTTGATTCGGCCATCGGCATGGGCGACGCTCACGATTGTATGTTTGTTGAGCGCCTGCTCTCGCAGGTCAATGGCCTCATCGTAAGCACCTGAAAATGCCCAGTTATAGTCTGGATCAGTCGACTTTGCGTAGGCGATGCTTACAACAGTGATCAACGCAACCAGAGCGGAGGTAACAACGAACAACAGCATGAAACGTTCCGAGCCCGACGCGGTGATGGCTGGCACCCAGCTATAGAACAACATCGTCAGCCCCAGCGAGATCGCTGTGTTGCTCAAAACCAGAGCAAATAGGGAGATTTTTCGTATCCGTTTCATAGGTCTGCCTCGGTACTTCAACCACTCGTGCAACAATTCTAGTGCGGGCACTTTCTTTGTTGAAAACTTGCGCAACAATCGGGCCTAAATAAGACATAATAGCAATGGTAAAAGGCAATTGTCGGGCAATTGTGGTCAATGTGCTGCAGCACCTCGGGTCCTGATAGGGGCTGCAAGTTCTACACGAAATACACTTCCCTCGTCTTCGGTACTGGCAACGCTGATGGTACCACCTTGCATCTCTGCCAGGTGCTTCGCGATTGGCAACCCAAGCCCCACGCCGCCATGTCGGCGGCTGTTTGAGGCATCAAGTTGTCCAAAGCGTTCAAAGACATGCTTCAGGTCTGCCTGAGGAATGCCGCATCCGGTGTCTTCGACTTCGATCCAAGCTCGGCCTGGCGCCGATCTCGTCCGGACCGTTATCTGGCCCTCATCGGTGAACTTAATAGCATTCCCAATCAGGTTTCGAAGAATCTGGCTTAGTCTTTCGGGATCAGCTACAATTTCTTTCGCTTGGCTATCGATCTTAAACTCGATCTTCTTTTCCTTCGCCGTAGACTGGAATTGTTGCACGACCTCTCTGACAATTGGATCAAGTTCAACAGTTTCAACCGTTACTTGAAGGGTGCCTTCTTCGATCGCGGCCAAGTCCAGAATGCTTGTAATTAACCCTTTCAGGTGTTTGCCGGAAACCTCGATATGCTGTGAGAACTTTTCGATATCGCCCTTGAACTGCTTGATATGCTCCAGGGCGCCCGCAGCATTGTCGCTTTGGAGGTTTTGAACGGTCTTCTTGAAGCTCGGCAAAGAGTCCGGGTTTCGCAGGAAAGCATTGTACCCCAAAACAACGGTGAGTGGCGTCCGCAACTCATGACTGACAGTGTTCAAAAACTCGTTCTTTGCGGCATTTGCGGCTTCGGACTCGGCAAGAGCCTCCTTAAGCTCTGTAATGTCGACCCGGAAGCCAACCACGCTGCCCGATGGCGTTTTGCGTTCAACAATCCTCAGCCAGCGTCCATCAGCCAGATGCTGCTCCATAACCTCGCCGGGGTTGCGGTGGGCCTCTACGCGTTCGCGGATCCAGTCTTCCTCCTGACCTTCCGCTTGCGGGTACTGCCCTGTCTCGACGCCGTACCTAATAATATCTTCGAAACGGGTCCCGGGAACCATCCGTTCGGCAGACAAAGAGTAAAGGTCTTTGTATTTCTGATTGCACATCACCAAGCGGTCGGAGGAATCGTAGAGGGCGAACCCATCATCAAGGGCTGCAATCGCTTCGGAGAGCTGCGTTTCCGCCGCATCCTTTTTGTCAAAGGCCCACCTGAACACCCTCATCAAGATAAGCGAGGCGAAACACAATGCCAAAATCGTCGCCCAGAGCTGAACGCGGTTTGGCGGAGTCGTGACCCAGCCGTTTTCCGGAGCCATGGATAGAGTCCAATTGATGCCTGGGGCGACGACAGACGTTGAAACTGGGTCGAGGAATAGAACACTCTCCATCCCATTTAGGATGCTACCGTCCGCCGCTTGAACGACATAGGCGAAACCGGCACCATCATTGGTGAGTCCTGCGGATCTAAAGAGGCCGTCGGCATCAATAACCAGCGATACGACGCCCCAAAAGCGATCCGCCGCATCGCTTGAGAAATATGCATCGCCTGATTCGTAGGCGTTGACAGCGGAGCGTGTGAGAAAGCCCCGCCCGCCTTGGACAAGATTAACAGGCCCGTCGATCACCGTCTCCCCGGTGTCAATGGCCCGCTGAACAGCGCCCATTAGGTCTGGCCGCTGACTGATATCCAGGCCAAGAGCCGCTTGGTTCGGAGCGAATGGGTATACATATTCAATGACCAGATCCGGGGCGGCGGCCACGTTGATCACATCATCGGTATTTCTCACCAGCTGGCCGACCACTCGTGCGAATTCCGCCGCCGACATATCGGGTTGCGCGGCGAATGCGGCCATGGCGCCCTCGGACACCAATATCTTCTCGTTTATCTCGCGCTCAAGCGCGGACTGGAATCCGTGATTGACCTCAAGCAATGCCAGCCGTTGATCGACACGGAACTGTTCCGAATTCTGCCTGTCGAGAACGACGCCAAAAACCAGCGCGATCAGAACCACCGCGATATAGCGCATATAAGGGCCTATTTGCTTCAAAAGCGTCATCGCTTTCCTAACGTTTTTCAAAGCCAGACGGCCACCGCGTTACCGCTCTTCGACTGGGCGCTTACAACCCATAGAAATCAATGGTGTCCAGAGAGGTTAACAAATCGTTAACAAAAGAGGTTTGTCACAGACCTCTGGTATGTTCTGGCCCTGGTATGGCGCATTTGTCCCATTTATTTCAGTGGCATGAAGAGCATGAGGCCCAATTGAAACTGTAAGTTCCATTAACGAGGTAGTGTGCTTGCCGCCATCGTCCACTGTCTCGTATATCAGGATCGTACGCGGCTGCGCTGGCATGATCACGCGTGCGGAATCGGCGTATTTGATCGGTCTATGATCGGAGTGGTCCCCTGTGGCCGGAATACGTTTCTCATGATCGACGTCGAACGGATTGTGTCGTGGCGTCGTCAGATGCGCGTGAGAGCGGGCCGGACCTTGACCTCCTGATAATCCTCTAACCCAAACAGGCCGCCCTCGCGACCGTTGCCTGATTGCTTGTACCCGCCAAAAGGCGAGCCGTAGTTCACGCCAATCCCGTTGATGGTCACCGTCCCGGCACGCAGTTGATCCGCCACGCGCTCCGCGCGCTTGATATCGCCGGTATGTAGATAGGCGGCTAGGCCGAAATCGGTATCATTCGCAATGGCGATCCCCTCCGCTTCGCTGTCGAAGGGGATGATGACCAGAACGGGGCCAAAGATTTCCTCGCGCGCGATCCGCATCTCATTGGTCACATCGGCAAAGATCGTGGGCCGGGCATACCAGCCGTCTTCCAGCCCCTCAGGCTTTCCAAGACCGCCAACCAATAGGCGCGCGCCTTCGTCGATGCCAACCTGGATCATGGCCTGCACACGGTCATATTGAATCTCGTCAAAGAGCGGTCCGATGTGGTCGCCCGGCTTTGCTGGGTCTTCCACGATTTGCGCGGCCCCGGCGTGGGCGACCAATTCCAGAACCTGATCATAACAACTGCGCTCGACCAGCAGCCGGGTTGGCGCATCGCAAGATTGACCGGCATTGTAGAAACACCCTGCGACTGACGTGGAAACGGCGGCCTCAAGATCGGCGTCGGCGAAGATCAGATTGGGGGATTTGCCGCCCAGTTCCAGTGTGACGCGCTTGACGGTATCAGCGGCGTCTTTTGTGACCTGAACACCCGCGCGGGTCGAGCCTGTGAAAGACATCATGTCGACATCCGGGTGATGCGACAGGGCGGTGCCCACCGTGGGGCCGTCGCCGAAGACCATGTTGAAGACGCCCGGCGGGTAGCCCGCCTCATCCACGAACTCGGCGAAGAGCGCAGCAGAGAGCGGTGTATACTCCGAGGGTTTCAGAATGCAGGTCGACCCGGTCGCCAGCGCCGGAACCGCCTTCAAAACGATCTGGTTGATCGGCCAGTTCCACGGGCAGATCAGGCCGCAGACGCCGATCGGCTCGCGGATCAGAACATCGGAGTTCGGCAGGGTCTCGCGCTCGGGCTGCTGTTGCAGCGCGTCGATGAAGGCCCAGATATGGTCCATGCCGCAAGCGGCCTGCACCTCGCGGGACATGGTGATGGGGGCCCCCATTTCGGTGGTGATCGCCTGGGCCATCTCCTCCAGCCGGTCGCTGAACACTTGCGCCAGCTTTTCCAGCAAAGCGATGCGAGCATCCTTCGGTGTTCTAGAAAAGCTGTCAAAAGCGCGGCGTGCGGCAGCCGCCGCGCGATTCACATCCTCCGCAGATCCCAGCATCACC includes:
- a CDS encoding ATP-binding protein; this translates as MTLLKQIGPYMRYIAVVLIALVFGVVLDRQNSEQFRVDQRLALLEVNHGFQSALEREINEKILVSEGAMAAFAAQPDMSAAEFARVVGQLVRNTDDVINVAAAPDLVIEYVYPFAPNQAALGLDISQRPDLMGAVQRAIDTGETVIDGPVNLVQGGRGFLTRSAVNAYESGDAYFSSDAADRFWGVVSLVIDADGLFRSAGLTNDGAGFAYVVQAADGSILNGMESVLFLDPVSTSVVAPGINWTLSMAPENGWVTTPPNRVQLWATILALCFASLILMRVFRWAFDKKDAAETQLSEAIAALDDGFALYDSSDRLVMCNQKYKDLYSLSAERMVPGTRFEDIIRYGVETGQYPQAEGQEEDWIRERVEAHRNPGEVMEQHLADGRWLRIVERKTPSGSVVGFRVDITELKEALAESEAANAAKNEFLNTVSHELRTPLTVVLGYNAFLRNPDSLPSFKKTVQNLQSDNAAGALEHIKQFKGDIEKFSQHIEVSGKHLKGLITSILDLAAIEEGTLQVTVETVELDPIVREVVQQFQSTAKEKKIEFKIDSQAKEIVADPERLSQILRNLIGNAIKFTDEGQITVRTRSAPGRAWIEVEDTGCGIPQADLKHVFERFGQLDASNSRRHGGVGLGLPIAKHLAEMQGGTISVASTEDEGSVFRVELAAPIRTRGAAAH
- a CDS encoding 4Fe-4S dicluster domain-containing protein; the encoded protein is MQGCNYACAACHNPYTIGQCDHCGDCIPACEPGALSLVDGKVQFDPGICTHCDACLDACPISANPMAQLYSVEDILEAVARASELSVWHHAIGRRGDAAITIYPDAFCGHAR
- a CDS encoding radical SAM protein, which codes for MREHQSFLSGITLSGGEATLQLPFILTLFAAMRDDPELAHLTRLVDSNGHLGAAGWQMLLPLTDGVLLDIKAFDPKLHLTLTGRSNDRSLASARLVHAAGKLHELRFLMVPGKTDSAAEIALLVAFVQSLGGTVPIRLNGFRTHGVRGEATEWPMMPRADLEATADMLTRSGLGPVSLPAL
- a CDS encoding aldehyde dehydrogenase family protein yields the protein MIKLNRFYIDGAWVAPISATPFPIKNPANITQIGEVMLGSAEDVNRAAAAARRAFDSFSRTPKDARIALLEKLAQVFSDRLEEMAQAITTEMGAPITMSREVQAACGMDHIWAFIDALQQQPERETLPNSDVLIREPIGVCGLICPWNWPINQIVLKAVPALATGSTCILKPSEYTPLSAALFAEFVDEAGYPPGVFNMVFGDGPTVGTALSHHPDVDMMSFTGSTRAGVQVTKDAADTVKRVTLELGGKSPNLIFADADLEAAVSTSVAGCFYNAGQSCDAPTRLLVERSCYDQVLELVAHAGAAQIVEDPAKPGDHIGPLFDEIQYDRVQAMIQVGIDEGARLLVGGLGKPEGLEDGWYARPTIFADVTNEMRIAREEIFGPVLVIIPFDSEAEGIAIANDTDFGLAAYLHTGDIKRAERVADQLRAGTVTINGIGVNYGSPFGGYKQSGNGREGGLFGLEDYQEVKVRPALTRI
- a CDS encoding ATP-binding protein, with amino-acid sequence MQDCAGAWRVCVEDHGPGIPESAHKTLFDSFFQVEDVQEQSRPGTGLGLTISKKIIQRHGGRIAFETELGKGSVFYFELAKHSASQEDIDDAPQSAVA
- a CDS encoding Hpt domain-containing protein, whose amino-acid sequence is MLAVDDRGPEPRLIKEIAMRAHKTAGIAPTLGFKELGDLALKVETLLGNRSTRKVGPRAVPWSKSFWIKSRPSWTRRCEIHGSVSARKRCDHTPG
- a CDS encoding response regulator — protein: MSDLTTILHVDDDEDILEIARMALEMVDSFTLHQCNSGPDALEKIEGVAPQLLLLDVMMPGMTGPDLWAKVKALPGYAETPTIFMTAKAEDSLSQELLETGALAVITKPFDPMTLGAQIRAAWAKL
- a CDS encoding YjjI family glycine radical enzyme encodes the protein MTCESSAARRIVNDPTLSAAQKARALSLEAENALAYPEIDAETRAALDARVICDMYEGHAPYKPRYVLPDYSVVLKQGSAWLELPAPQSLDEAIHCLMIAYHHVPSVTGMPVYIGQLDDLLLPFCDGVSDAALYQQIKLFWRYIDRVLPDAFLHANIGPSDNRVARTILRVDAELQQIAPNLTFRYDPDVSSDAILEQAIANITICSKPHIANHPLHQAVFDDDGYGIVSCYNALPICGGASTLTRVNLAKVAEQSRDADDFLTAVLPRYVDLNFRLTEARVDYLFNQSGFFDSFLVTEGWIDPDCFTAMFGVFAMAEAVNLLQEKAGADGRYGMDAAANELGHKISARLAELVAARPMAHVWRGHAMLHAQAGLSTDTGFTPGVRIPYGAEPDPVTHVRALAPHHQYYPSGISEILTMDETVKANPAAVLDLCKGAFANGFREFTANVGGNDLVRVTGYMIRLSDLAAFNDAKGSRTNTTALGAEAADQTDILKRKPRVVANELLAGAD
- a CDS encoding response regulator, which codes for MKILAVDDDPEFLVLFEDALSNMGYSNVTFAESGAEALDLISKAQIPFDCFILDIQMPGMDGIELCEAIRSMPEYDKAPIVMNTIMSDRAHIDRAFAAGATDYLTKPIDEIEINTRLGVLHTLVRERIRTQHAINHGGADVFAKPSYRFADQIPMQRVAGTIEYLAMENYLKTLGVFRALSTKAVGFHVINGQQLFDEAGASIFSEVMIDVATCISDCLKTHSRMISYAGKGDFVCLLSRVEAVDSFQLGEELRMSIAEFGHIYDELNIHLPMVTVGPAVGCKALHMASPTRILDEAILNARSAARHFTGFAESLAR